A genomic window from Cutibacterium acnes includes:
- a CDS encoding chloride channel protein has protein sequence MVTSRIRFVAAVVLTGLASGLIGGLTSELSHLIEVCAFGVPFSSSTTGVGEVVMWRRLVAPIMGALIAGLTWRWLRPFPSGSITSVRQAIDSPTRLRPVETIVDALAQLVVVGSGSSLGREAAPRQMAALAAQGLSDTFRVDVATRRVVLASAAGAGLASVYNVPVAGALYALELTVRPDLRTKRGWGQVGIAGVISVLSTVTAWLLNHDRPIYRSPAATVTGPGLGWMVLVVAVSTVVGAGMGVLFGEMKRRVPVTSRLWWTVPLGSAGVTAIALAAPQVVGNGQVIVNLVLAHPVAPASLVILLVGKILATTVALRSGAAGGLLTPSLSAGALVGALVAVVAGIDAPSQIAMMVIVGAGCVLSMTQRAPLFAAAFALELTRAGALGIPVVVAAVMLGWTGFVLVSRRGLGLHGRIGRAPGHTSDPR, from the coding sequence GTGGTCACCTCACGGATCCGATTCGTTGCCGCCGTCGTACTGACGGGGTTGGCGTCGGGACTCATCGGTGGCCTTACAAGCGAACTGTCCCACCTCATTGAGGTCTGCGCCTTCGGTGTGCCCTTCTCCTCGTCGACGACGGGTGTTGGGGAAGTCGTTATGTGGCGACGCCTCGTCGCGCCGATTATGGGTGCTCTCATTGCGGGCTTGACGTGGCGGTGGCTGCGTCCGTTCCCATCGGGGTCGATTACCTCGGTGCGACAGGCCATCGACTCTCCGACGCGGCTACGCCCAGTCGAGACCATCGTTGACGCCCTCGCCCAGCTCGTCGTCGTCGGGTCAGGAAGCTCCCTAGGCCGAGAGGCGGCACCGCGTCAGATGGCTGCCCTGGCTGCCCAAGGGCTATCCGACACTTTCCGAGTCGACGTCGCCACCCGGCGGGTTGTGCTGGCCAGCGCCGCCGGTGCCGGCCTGGCATCGGTCTATAACGTGCCCGTCGCTGGAGCGCTGTACGCCCTAGAACTGACGGTGCGCCCTGATCTTCGCACCAAACGTGGCTGGGGACAGGTGGGAATAGCCGGCGTCATCTCCGTCCTATCAACGGTGACGGCATGGTTGTTGAACCATGACCGCCCCATCTATCGTTCACCAGCCGCCACAGTGACAGGTCCCGGCCTTGGCTGGATGGTTCTTGTCGTTGCGGTTTCCACCGTTGTAGGAGCCGGGATGGGAGTGCTCTTTGGGGAGATGAAACGGCGAGTCCCGGTTACCTCCAGGCTGTGGTGGACGGTTCCGTTGGGATCGGCCGGAGTGACCGCCATCGCTCTGGCGGCACCTCAAGTGGTCGGAAATGGCCAGGTCATCGTCAATCTGGTGCTGGCCCATCCTGTGGCTCCAGCTAGTTTGGTGATCCTGCTCGTCGGCAAGATTCTCGCCACGACGGTGGCATTACGCTCCGGTGCTGCCGGCGGTCTACTCACCCCGTCCCTATCCGCAGGCGCCCTGGTCGGAGCTCTGGTAGCCGTGGTGGCAGGGATCGACGCACCCTCCCAGATCGCCATGATGGTGATCGTCGGTGCTGGATGCGTGTTGTCTATGACCCAGCGTGCCCCGCTCTTCGCCGCCGCCTTCGCGCTAGAACTGACTCGTGCTGGAGCGCTAGGGATCCCGGTCGTTGTCGCAGCGGTGATGCTCGGTTGGACAGGGTTCGTTCTCGTTAGTAGGCGTGGTCTGGGACTCCACGGACGGATTGGTCGGGCTCCGGGCCATACGTCTGATCCGCGGTAG
- a CDS encoding FecCD family ABC transporter permease: MLGAHSEGDDTSVRSVSDQGDLVAILNRVPARSLEDVTSYQSDLRRGRSVVLILVFVTVLLFVLGTALSIGSVQVPFTMVWKVVAHRVFPEGVISVEWTPAIDRIVADTRLPRVLLAAVAGMALTTVGTVVQALLRNPLANPTILGVSSGAATGAIAVMRFGLLIGGTVSLGLAAFGGAFLTLLLVIMVARQRQTMTAGTLILTGTAVSALLSAVNNFMVLTSPDPQLASQVLFWSLGGFGAAKWENLLFPSGVLAIGIILCLAQASNLNILLAGEESAGSLGLNVNRFRTWMFAVAAAIVGVTVAVCGVVGFIGLVMPHITRLCVGADHRRTLPIGLLLGAIFTVLADLGARMVIRPQELPVGIVTALVGAPFFLFLLRRNGGRRKDD, from the coding sequence ATGCTAGGTGCGCACAGTGAGGGTGACGATACGTCCGTCAGGTCCGTGAGCGACCAGGGTGATCTCGTTGCTATCTTAAATCGCGTTCCGGCTCGGTCCTTGGAGGACGTGACGAGTTACCAATCCGATTTACGTCGGGGGCGTTCGGTGGTTCTCATTCTGGTCTTCGTGACGGTTCTACTTTTCGTTTTGGGTACCGCGCTGTCCATTGGATCGGTCCAGGTTCCATTCACTATGGTGTGGAAGGTTGTGGCTCACCGGGTGTTTCCAGAAGGCGTTATATCGGTCGAATGGACCCCAGCTATCGATCGAATCGTCGCTGATACGCGTCTACCACGGGTGCTCCTGGCTGCTGTGGCAGGTATGGCATTGACCACTGTTGGTACGGTTGTGCAGGCGCTTTTGCGTAATCCTCTGGCCAACCCGACTATCCTGGGTGTTTCATCGGGAGCGGCAACGGGAGCCATTGCGGTAATGCGGTTCGGGTTACTCATCGGAGGCACTGTGTCGCTGGGGTTGGCGGCATTCGGTGGCGCATTTTTGACGCTTCTTCTCGTAATCATGGTTGCACGCCAACGACAGACCATGACCGCAGGAACTTTGATACTCACTGGAACGGCTGTCTCGGCTCTGCTGTCGGCGGTTAACAACTTTATGGTGCTGACATCACCCGACCCACAATTGGCCTCACAGGTGTTGTTCTGGAGTCTAGGCGGTTTTGGGGCGGCCAAATGGGAGAATCTTTTGTTTCCTTCCGGCGTCCTGGCGATCGGGATAATTCTGTGCCTGGCGCAAGCCTCGAACCTCAATATCCTGCTCGCTGGTGAAGAAAGTGCGGGTTCCCTCGGTCTGAACGTAAATCGATTTCGAACATGGATGTTTGCCGTCGCCGCCGCTATCGTCGGCGTGACCGTTGCAGTATGCGGAGTTGTTGGTTTCATAGGGCTGGTCATGCCGCACATTACGAGGTTGTGTGTGGGGGCGGATCACCGTAGAACTCTTCCCATCGGGCTATTGCTGGGTGCGATCTTCACTGTACTAGCAGACCTTGGCGCCCGAATGGTTATCAGGCCACAGGAATTGCCGGTTGGTATAGTCACCGCCTTAGTCGGTGCCCCATTCTTTCTTTTTCTCTTGCGTCGCAACGGCGGGAGGCGGAAAGATGATTAA
- a CDS encoding NAD-dependent succinate-semialdehyde dehydrogenase, whose product MMTNDRSLPSDLPTQLLIDGEWVDAEASRTFDVINPATEKPLVAIADASVDQGTDALDAAVRAQHSWADTAPRERAEILRKTFNLVTERKDDFARLMTLEMGKPLAESYGEVTYGSEFLRWFSEEAVRIRGDYGLLPEGNIRQLVTKRPVGPCLFITPWNFPLAMATRKIAPALAAGCTVVIRPASATPLTTLLLAKTFLEAGLPAGVLNVITGLDHAVTDAILEDPRLRKLSFTGSTGVGANLLGKAAKHVLRTSMELGGNAPFIVFDDADLDQAIIGAKGAKMRNMGEVCIAANRFIVHESVAEEFTDKMIEMMSGLVVGDGLDEKSEVGPMITERDREKVDGLVRSAIEAGATLRCGGEIPEDKGWFYPPTVLSGVPADAEIMQTEIFGPVAPITTFRTEEEALALANSVPVGLAGYVFTSDTARILRMGQKLETGMIGANLGVFSNAAAPFGGVKESGLGREGSYQGIEEFLETIYVALPA is encoded by the coding sequence ATGATGACCAACGACCGTTCGCTCCCCTCCGATCTTCCCACCCAGTTGCTCATTGACGGAGAATGGGTGGACGCCGAGGCGTCCCGCACCTTCGACGTCATCAATCCCGCCACCGAGAAGCCCCTCGTCGCCATCGCCGATGCCTCTGTTGACCAGGGCACCGATGCCCTTGACGCTGCTGTTCGCGCCCAGCACTCTTGGGCCGACACCGCCCCGCGGGAGCGTGCCGAAATCCTGCGCAAGACTTTTAACCTCGTCACCGAGCGCAAGGATGACTTCGCCCGCCTCATGACCCTCGAGATGGGCAAGCCGCTCGCGGAGTCCTACGGCGAGGTCACGTATGGCTCCGAATTCCTGCGCTGGTTCTCGGAGGAGGCGGTACGCATCCGCGGTGACTACGGCTTGCTGCCGGAGGGCAACATCCGTCAGTTGGTCACCAAGCGTCCCGTCGGTCCGTGCCTATTCATCACCCCATGGAACTTCCCGTTGGCGATGGCTACCCGCAAGATCGCCCCGGCTCTGGCTGCTGGGTGCACTGTGGTGATTCGCCCGGCCTCGGCTACCCCGTTGACCACCTTGCTGCTTGCCAAGACGTTCCTCGAAGCTGGTCTGCCAGCCGGTGTTCTCAATGTCATCACTGGTCTGGATCACGCTGTCACTGACGCCATCCTGGAGGATCCGCGACTGCGCAAATTGTCCTTCACCGGGTCTACCGGGGTGGGTGCAAATCTGCTGGGCAAGGCTGCCAAGCACGTATTGCGCACCTCGATGGAACTTGGTGGCAACGCTCCCTTCATCGTCTTCGACGACGCCGACCTGGACCAGGCCATCATCGGGGCCAAGGGCGCCAAGATGCGCAATATGGGCGAGGTATGCATCGCTGCGAACCGCTTTATCGTCCACGAGTCGGTGGCCGAGGAATTCACCGACAAGATGATCGAGATGATGTCCGGTTTGGTCGTCGGGGACGGGTTGGACGAAAAATCCGAGGTCGGGCCCATGATCACCGAGCGTGACCGCGAAAAAGTTGACGGCCTGGTGCGTTCAGCTATCGAGGCCGGTGCCACCCTGCGTTGCGGTGGTGAGATTCCCGAGGATAAGGGCTGGTTCTATCCACCGACGGTGCTCTCTGGCGTTCCCGCTGACGCTGAGATCATGCAAACCGAGATTTTCGGGCCAGTCGCCCCGATAACGACCTTCCGCACCGAAGAGGAAGCGTTAGCCCTCGCCAACTCGGTTCCGGTGGGACTGGCCGGGTACGTGTTCACCAGTGACACAGCTCGCATCCTACGGATGGGACAGAAGCTGGAGACCGGCATGATCGGTGCGAACCTAGGGGTGTTCTCTAACGCGGCTGCCCCATTTGGTGGCGTCAAGGAATCCGGGCTGGGACGCGAGGGTTCCTACCAGGGTATTGAAGAATTCCTGGAGACGATCTACGTCGCCCTTCCAGCGTGA
- a CDS encoding ABC transporter ATP-binding protein, whose amino-acid sequence MIKGAKLVVDNLGVDIDGHCIVDGVNFCARPGDVVGILGPNGSGKSTILRSIFHSRKPARGSVTLDGVDVWSRDAKWSAQHICVVLQETPAEFPLTCGEIVRMGRAPHKRSWQSLGAGDLELCHAAMEVMEVDNLAGSSFSRISGGERQRVTIARALAQQTGMIVMDEPTNHLDIHHQLKLMHLLRRLNATTVIALHDINLAGRFCDTLVLMSGGSCVACGAPSTVLSPNVLDDVYHVKTDVVRQPNGTVHVTIL is encoded by the coding sequence ATGATTAAAGGTGCAAAGCTTGTTGTCGATAACTTGGGTGTAGACATCGATGGACATTGCATTGTCGACGGCGTCAATTTTTGTGCCCGACCAGGCGATGTTGTGGGAATTCTTGGTCCAAATGGGAGTGGTAAATCGACGATATTGCGGTCGATCTTTCACTCGAGGAAACCCGCGAGGGGATCTGTAACCTTAGATGGAGTAGACGTCTGGTCACGGGACGCAAAGTGGTCGGCGCAACATATCTGTGTGGTCCTGCAGGAAACACCTGCGGAGTTTCCGCTAACCTGTGGTGAAATTGTTCGGATGGGGAGAGCTCCTCACAAAAGGTCGTGGCAGTCGCTGGGAGCTGGTGATCTCGAACTGTGCCACGCGGCGATGGAGGTTATGGAAGTCGACAATCTTGCAGGATCGTCTTTTTCGAGGATTTCTGGGGGTGAGAGACAGCGAGTGACGATCGCGAGGGCGCTTGCTCAGCAAACCGGCATGATCGTCATGGATGAGCCGACTAATCATCTCGACATCCATCATCAACTCAAGCTGATGCACCTACTCCGTCGTCTCAATGCGACGACGGTAATCGCACTCCACGACATCAACTTGGCGGGTCGCTTTTGTGACACGTTGGTTTTGATGTCAGGGGGAAGCTGCGTTGCCTGCGGTGCTCCGTCGACTGTGCTGTCTCCGAACGTCCTCGACGATGTTTACCACGTGAAGACTGATGTCGTTCGGCAGCCTAACGGAACGGTCCATGTGACCATCCTGTGA